The proteins below come from a single Oryzomicrobium terrae genomic window:
- a CDS encoding ChaN family lipoprotein, translating to MPAHHPALRASPLRRPVPIRGAEKIQCFALLAALGVAFLLPAPASQAAGGAAAATPQAGAPQVGPELIWDTRARRALSRAELDALLVRSPYVLLGEVHDNREQHRRQRDLLATMVAAGRRPALVMEQFDSEHQPALNAIQQRPGVSAESLRAAGHWSPGWSWHDYAPLVALALDHRLPIRAGNVSRERAKPVTRQGFAAIPKEERQLLALETGWSPSQEQAQRQEVADGHCGQLDSEAGRQLAGRLAAVQRWRDGMLADALLDSPADEGGAVAILGNGHARRDLGVPTRIVARGLPATAVLAVGQIEWRDGANALADYPEARPERYDVVWFSPREERSDPCAAFIMPRPATNDGTKR from the coding sequence ATGCCCGCTCACCACCCCGCCCTCCGCGCCAGCCCCCTGCGCCGACCAGTTCCCATCCGCGGGGCAGAAAAAATCCAGTGCTTCGCCCTGCTGGCGGCCCTGGGCGTAGCCTTTCTCCTGCCGGCCCCAGCCAGTCAGGCCGCCGGCGGAGCGGCGGCGGCCACGCCCCAGGCCGGCGCCCCCCAGGTCGGCCCCGAGCTGATCTGGGATACCCGGGCCCGCCGCGCCCTCAGCCGGGCCGAGCTCGACGCCCTGCTGGTCCGCAGCCCCTACGTACTGCTCGGCGAGGTTCACGACAACCGGGAGCAGCACCGCCGCCAGCGTGATCTGCTGGCCACCATGGTGGCGGCCGGACGCCGTCCGGCCCTGGTGATGGAGCAGTTCGACAGCGAGCATCAGCCAGCCCTCAACGCCATCCAGCAACGCCCCGGGGTCAGCGCCGAGTCGCTACGCGCAGCCGGCCACTGGTCGCCCGGTTGGTCCTGGCACGACTATGCCCCCCTGGTGGCCCTGGCCCTGGATCACCGCCTGCCGATCCGGGCCGGCAACGTTTCCCGGGAGCGGGCCAAACCGGTGACCCGCCAGGGCTTTGCCGCCATTCCCAAGGAAGAACGCCAACTCCTGGCGCTGGAAACGGGCTGGAGCCCCAGCCAGGAGCAGGCCCAACGGCAGGAGGTCGCCGATGGCCATTGCGGCCAGCTCGACAGCGAAGCCGGCCGGCAACTGGCGGGCCGTCTGGCGGCGGTGCAACGCTGGCGCGACGGCATGCTGGCCGATGCCCTGCTCGACAGCCCCGCCGACGAAGGCGGTGCCGTCGCCATCCTGGGCAACGGCCACGCCCGGCGCGACCTGGGGGTGCCGACCCGGATCGTCGCCCGGGGCCTGCCCGCAACCGCGGTCCTGGCCGTGGGCCAGATCGAATGGCGTGACGGCGCCAACGCCCTGGCCGACTATCCGGAAGCCCGCCCGGAACGCTACGACGTGGTCTGGTTTTCCCCTCGGGAGGAACGCTCCGATCCCTGCGCCGCCTTCATCATGCCCAGGCCGGCAACGAATGACGGCACCAAGCGCTAG
- a CDS encoding type IV pili methyl-accepting chemotaxis transducer N-terminal domain-containing protein, whose amino-acid sequence MVFRPAHLLGKYRDLMLAVTLFLILDMGVLAFNVVTSRQIEEDAARINTAGELRMLSQQLTKALLTLQQETRDELPTQTSLAQLSESREAFNAALAKLVAGQSAGEGSAASEGRELLDALEKTWRPIDREVAPVLGSLAPGMNDIAPAATMAVARNTRLMQQAADLTEYLEQTALTKAAQMRQIQIVAIGLAFLNFLFIVFKFLRRLNASDRQAEAARQETAEILQTVREGLFLLSRDGRVGSQRSASLPTLLGRPLDGGEDFAALLGQLVDAKHAEAARDFIDLLFNKKVKPSLVAQLNPLHEVEVRDLGGQRRGPRFLTFEFDQVRAGEHVGALLVTVFDVTQKVLLARELAGAEARAESEIGLLLQVLDQDPAQVADFLGVARERIDTINRELQGVRPTAPAYGQLAGQIARLVHTLKGEAGALGLATVERQAHAFEDVLADLRGRRDLAGDDLIPVAVAVGELLEQVTRVEAILARVRRFARPEASGTERTAAPVSLARLLQPIEGLALRIAEDLNRKVRLEVAAAPLPSIPTALRRLLAEVLPQLVRNAVVHGIEPEDERSQAGKAPHGTIRIEVAASAGGEGGAGDYTVTVRDDGRGLSPERLRRRLVETGLKTPQEAAAMRDDAVLAMIFQPGFSSLDAAHLHAGRGDGLAAVRDSLTALGGRLRISSRPNAFTEFTLLLKAPCPVN is encoded by the coding sequence ATGGTCTTTCGCCCCGCCCACCTGCTCGGCAAGTACCGGGACCTGATGCTCGCCGTGACCCTGTTCCTGATCCTGGACATGGGGGTGCTGGCCTTCAACGTGGTCACCTCGCGCCAGATCGAGGAAGACGCCGCCCGCATCAACACCGCTGGCGAACTGCGCATGCTGTCGCAGCAATTGACCAAGGCGCTGCTCACTCTGCAGCAGGAAACCCGGGACGAACTGCCGACCCAGACCAGCCTGGCGCAACTGTCCGAATCCCGGGAGGCGTTCAATGCCGCCTTGGCCAAGCTGGTGGCGGGCCAATCCGCCGGGGAGGGGAGCGCCGCCAGCGAAGGGCGGGAACTGCTCGATGCTCTGGAAAAGACCTGGCGCCCGATCGACCGGGAAGTGGCGCCGGTGCTGGGCAGCCTTGCACCCGGCATGAACGACATCGCCCCGGCCGCCACCATGGCCGTGGCACGCAACACCCGGCTGATGCAGCAGGCCGCCGACCTGACCGAATACCTGGAACAGACCGCCCTGACCAAGGCGGCCCAGATGCGCCAGATTCAGATCGTCGCCATCGGCCTGGCCTTCCTCAATTTCCTGTTCATCGTCTTCAAGTTCCTGCGCCGCTTGAATGCCAGCGACCGGCAGGCCGAGGCGGCCCGCCAGGAGACGGCGGAAATCCTCCAGACCGTGCGCGAAGGCCTGTTCCTGCTCTCCCGCGACGGTCGGGTCGGCAGCCAGCGCTCTGCCTCCTTGCCGACCCTGCTCGGCCGTCCCCTCGATGGCGGCGAGGATTTCGCCGCCCTGCTCGGCCAGCTGGTGGACGCCAAGCATGCCGAGGCGGCCCGGGATTTCATCGACCTGCTCTTCAACAAGAAGGTCAAACCCTCCCTGGTGGCCCAGCTCAACCCGCTGCACGAGGTGGAGGTGCGCGACCTGGGCGGCCAGCGCCGCGGCCCCCGCTTCCTCACCTTCGAGTTCGACCAGGTGCGTGCCGGCGAGCACGTCGGCGCCCTGCTGGTGACGGTTTTCGACGTGACGCAAAAGGTGCTGCTGGCCCGGGAACTGGCCGGGGCCGAGGCCCGCGCCGAGAGCGAGATCGGCCTGCTGTTGCAGGTGCTCGACCAGGACCCGGCCCAGGTGGCGGATTTCCTGGGGGTGGCCCGGGAACGTATCGATACCATCAACCGGGAGCTCCAGGGCGTGCGTCCGACGGCGCCGGCCTACGGCCAACTGGCCGGGCAGATCGCTCGTCTGGTGCATACCCTCAAGGGTGAGGCCGGGGCCCTGGGCCTGGCCACCGTGGAACGCCAGGCACATGCCTTCGAGGACGTGCTGGCCGACCTGCGTGGCCGCCGCGACTTGGCCGGCGACGACCTGATCCCGGTGGCGGTGGCGGTCGGCGAGCTGCTCGAACAGGTCACCCGGGTCGAGGCGATCCTGGCGCGGGTGCGCCGCTTTGCCCGGCCGGAAGCGAGCGGGACGGAACGGACCGCGGCCCCGGTGTCCCTCGCGAGGCTGCTCCAGCCCATCGAAGGCCTGGCCTTGCGTATCGCCGAGGATCTCAACCGCAAGGTGCGCCTGGAAGTGGCGGCGGCGCCCCTGCCGTCGATTCCCACCGCCCTGCGCCGGCTATTGGCGGAAGTGCTGCCCCAGCTGGTGCGCAACGCGGTGGTGCACGGCATCGAACCCGAGGATGAACGCAGCCAGGCGGGCAAGGCGCCCCACGGCACGATCCGCATCGAGGTGGCGGCCAGCGCGGGGGGCGAGGGCGGCGCCGGGGACTACACCGTCACGGTGCGCGACGACGGCCGCGGCCTGTCGCCCGAGCGGCTGCGCCGCCGCTTGGTGGAAACGGGGCTGAAGACCCCCCAGGAGGCAGCGGCGATGCGCGACGACGCGGTGCTGGCGATGATCTTCCAGCCGGGTTTCTCGTCCCTGGACGCAGCCCACCTGCATGCCGGGCGCGGTGATGGCCTGGCGGCGGTGCGCGATTCCCTCACGGCCCTGGGCGGGCGGCTGCGCATCAGCTCCCGGCCCAACGCCTTCACCGAATTCACCCTGCTGCTGAAAGCCCCATGCCCCGTCAACTGA
- a CDS encoding response regulator transcription factor, which produces MPRQLMIVDDSMIVRNRIARLCSDGRLAGLAIVALAGDGAQALELARAKRPDLVTMDLTMPHMDGEACIEAIAAELPDTRILVVSALSDKATALRALLKGAHGFLHKPFKDEDLVCALTELMD; this is translated from the coding sequence ATGCCCCGTCAACTGATGATCGTGGATGACTCGATGATCGTCCGCAACCGCATCGCCCGCCTGTGCAGCGACGGCCGCCTGGCTGGCCTGGCCATCGTCGCCCTGGCCGGCGACGGCGCCCAGGCCCTGGAGCTGGCCCGGGCCAAGCGCCCCGATCTGGTCACCATGGACCTGACCATGCCGCACATGGACGGCGAGGCCTGCATCGAGGCCATTGCTGCCGAGTTGCCGGACACCCGCATCCTGGTGGTCTCCGCCCTCTCCGACAAGGCCACGGCGCTGCGCGCCCTGCTCAAGGGCGCCCACGGCTTTCTGCACAAACCCTTCAAGGACGAGGATCTCGTCTGCGCCCTGACGGAGTTGATGGATTGA
- a CDS encoding chemotaxis protein CheX — protein sequence MLHRDLKAEDIEVFSQALVEYFQVTTGEAALVRSAYLLDSGEPALWNDFNGLINVTGGYRGSVCFSAPREMLSHVLLLAGEQVFTDERHSDIVGEIANTLSGRARRHFGEGLEISVPIAFPGRVATAPSAETFTSLPFAIPLAWYGYQADLVVRLDRRS from the coding sequence ATGCTGCACCGCGACCTGAAAGCGGAGGACATCGAGGTGTTCTCCCAGGCCCTCGTCGAGTATTTCCAGGTCACCACCGGCGAGGCTGCCCTGGTGCGCTCGGCCTACCTGCTCGATTCGGGCGAGCCGGCCCTGTGGAACGACTTCAACGGCCTGATCAACGTGACCGGCGGCTACAGGGGCTCGGTGTGTTTTTCTGCCCCCCGGGAAATGCTCTCCCACGTGCTGCTCCTGGCCGGCGAGCAGGTGTTTACCGACGAGCGCCATTCCGACATCGTCGGCGAAATCGCCAATACCCTATCGGGCCGCGCCCGGCGGCACTTTGGCGAAGGCCTGGAGATCTCCGTGCCGATCGCCTTTCCCGGCCGGGTAGCCACCGCTCCTTCGGCGGAAACCTTCACCAGCCTGCCTTTTGCCATTCCCCTGGCCTGGTACGGCTACCAGGCCGACCTGGTGGTGCGCCTCGACCGGCGCAGCTAG
- a CDS encoding DUF2127 domain-containing protein, giving the protein MESPLPRGLRAIAAMEAFKGALVLLAGFGLLALVHRDAQALAEALVGHLHLNPARGTPRIFLALAADLTDQRLWGLASLASAYAGLRFTEAYGLWRGRAWAEWLGAVSGAIYVPIEVYELVHGVSSLKLVTLAANLIVVAYLVWALLQRRRPAAPMAGIR; this is encoded by the coding sequence ATGGAGAGCCCCCTGCCGCGCGGCCTGCGCGCCATCGCCGCCATGGAAGCGTTCAAGGGCGCCCTGGTGCTGCTGGCCGGTTTTGGACTGCTTGCCCTGGTGCATCGCGATGCCCAGGCCCTGGCCGAGGCGCTGGTCGGGCATCTGCACCTCAACCCGGCCCGGGGCACGCCCCGGATCTTTCTCGCCCTGGCCGCCGATCTCACCGACCAGCGCCTGTGGGGCCTGGCCAGTCTGGCCAGCGCCTACGCCGGCCTGCGCTTTACCGAAGCCTACGGGCTGTGGCGCGGTCGGGCCTGGGCCGAATGGCTGGGCGCGGTGAGCGGCGCCATATACGTGCCGATCGAGGTCTATGAGCTGGTCCACGGGGTGTCGTCGCTGAAACTCGTCACCCTGGCGGCCAACCTGATCGTGGTGGCCTACCTGGTGTGGGCGCTGCTGCAACGGCGGCGGCCCGCCGCCCCGATGGCCGGGATCCGCTAG
- a CDS encoding GntR family transcriptional regulator, with protein sequence MEETTSRPAATGPRPRPENLAERVYARIKDDIADFRLLPGDRFTESEVAARTGASRTPVRQALYRLEREGLLAVHFRSGWQVRPLDFDHFDALYDVRIILEQAALRRLCDQAGPADPAALDSLKAAWLVPPEERLDDHQAVADLDEAFHSGLVAAVGNPELARIHREVTDKIRIIRRLDFTQEPRIAATYDEHGAILRAVLQRRAADAEYLIKAHIDLSKQEVRKITLHMLHMARRRD encoded by the coding sequence ATGGAAGAGACGACATCCCGCCCCGCGGCCACCGGCCCGCGTCCCCGCCCGGAGAACCTGGCCGAGCGGGTGTATGCCCGGATCAAGGACGACATCGCCGACTTTCGCCTGCTCCCAGGCGACCGCTTTACCGAAAGCGAGGTGGCCGCCCGTACCGGCGCCAGCCGCACCCCAGTGCGCCAGGCCCTCTACCGCCTGGAGCGGGAAGGCCTCCTCGCCGTGCATTTCCGTAGCGGCTGGCAGGTGCGCCCTCTCGACTTCGACCACTTCGACGCACTCTACGACGTACGCATCATTCTCGAACAGGCGGCCCTGCGCCGCCTGTGCGACCAGGCCGGGCCTGCCGACCCGGCCGCGCTGGACAGCCTCAAGGCCGCCTGGCTGGTGCCGCCCGAGGAACGCCTCGACGACCACCAGGCGGTAGCCGACCTGGACGAGGCTTTCCACAGCGGCCTGGTGGCCGCCGTCGGCAACCCGGAGTTGGCGCGCATCCACCGCGAGGTGACCGACAAGATCCGCATCATCCGTCGCCTCGACTTCACCCAGGAGCCGCGCATTGCCGCCACCTACGACGAGCACGGTGCCATCCTGCGCGCCGTGCTTCAACGTCGTGCCGCCGATGCCGAGTACCTGATCAAGGCCCACATCGATCTGAGCAAGCAGGAGGTGCGCAAGATCACCCTGCATATGCTGCACATGGCCAGGCGCCGCGATTGA
- a CDS encoding ABC transporter ATP-binding protein, translated as MNQLVHPFAPAPALAPLAVQPAAPGTHVTIRGLKKSFAGHPLYSGLDLDLPRGRIVSVFGPNGCGKSTLMNMVAGLIPIDDGEILFDGKLLKDTTIGYVFQNYRDALFPWLTARDNIAYPLIRRGMKKAEVEARVEELIAQFEIRFDLSRYPYELSGGQQQTVCIMRALAPKPEVMFLDEPFSALDFEMTLFIRDKLQEVQLATGVTMLIVSHDLEDAVFLADQILLLTRRPTSIAEIVPFDLPRPRSAEVMSHPEFVRVKAHTLEVFKREMNA; from the coding sequence ATGAACCAGCTCGTCCATCCCTTCGCACCAGCCCCTGCGCTGGCGCCCCTGGCGGTGCAGCCCGCAGCCCCCGGCACCCACGTCACCATCCGTGGTCTGAAGAAGTCCTTCGCCGGCCACCCCCTCTACTCCGGTCTCGACCTGGACCTGCCCCGGGGACGCATCGTCTCGGTATTCGGCCCCAACGGCTGCGGCAAATCGACCCTGATGAACATGGTCGCCGGCCTGATCCCCATCGACGACGGCGAAATCCTGTTCGACGGCAAGCTGCTCAAGGACACCACCATCGGCTACGTCTTCCAGAACTACCGGGACGCCCTGTTCCCCTGGCTGACCGCCCGGGACAACATCGCCTACCCGCTGATCCGGCGCGGCATGAAGAAGGCCGAGGTGGAGGCCCGGGTCGAGGAGTTGATCGCCCAGTTCGAGATCCGCTTCGACCTGTCCCGCTATCCCTACGAGCTGTCAGGCGGGCAGCAGCAAACGGTGTGCATCATGCGTGCCCTGGCGCCCAAGCCGGAGGTGATGTTCCTCGACGAGCCCTTCTCGGCCCTGGACTTCGAGATGACCCTGTTCATCCGCGACAAGCTGCAGGAAGTCCAGCTGGCTACCGGGGTGACCATGCTGATCGTCTCCCACGACCTGGAGGATGCGGTGTTTCTCGCCGACCAGATTCTGTTGCTGACCCGCCGGCCCACCAGCATCGCCGAGATCGTGCCCTTCGACCTGCCCCGGCCGCGCAGCGCCGAGGTGATGAGCCACCCCGAGTTCGTCCGGGTCAAGGCCCACACCCTGGAGGTATTCAAGCGCGAGATGAACGCCTGA
- a CDS encoding ABC transporter permease, protein MTLMTSPLRQRLLPVIGPLLLFAVWQLAVSAKWINPILLPPPGDTLGHLVTILGNNSLTPDLGATVYRTLVSFGIAAVIGVPLGVALGSSERLYRSVEFVIDFFRSTPSSALIPLFLLIFGITDVNKIAIAAFAAVLVILFNSAYGVMNAKKTRVMAAQVMGVSSWHVFKDVMLMESLAQTFVGLRTGVSMALVIVIVAEMFIGSETGLGHRIIDAQQVFNVKDMYTSILVTGALGYFLNLGFLLIEKKIVHWSGKA, encoded by the coding sequence ATGACCCTCATGACATCGCCCCTGCGCCAACGGCTGTTGCCCGTGATCGGGCCGCTCCTGCTGTTTGCCGTCTGGCAACTGGCCGTCAGCGCCAAGTGGATCAACCCGATCCTCCTGCCGCCTCCCGGCGACACCCTCGGCCACCTGGTGACCATCCTCGGCAACAACAGCCTGACCCCGGACCTGGGGGCGACGGTGTACCGCACCCTGGTCTCCTTCGGTATCGCCGCGGTGATCGGGGTGCCCCTGGGAGTGGCCCTGGGCAGCAGCGAACGGCTCTACCGCAGCGTCGAGTTCGTCATCGACTTCTTCCGTTCCACCCCCTCGTCGGCCCTGATCCCGCTGTTCTTGCTGATCTTCGGCATCACCGACGTGAACAAGATCGCCATCGCTGCCTTCGCGGCTGTGCTGGTGATCCTGTTCAACAGCGCCTACGGGGTGATGAACGCCAAGAAGACCCGGGTCATGGCGGCCCAGGTGATGGGGGTCTCGTCCTGGCACGTGTTCAAGGACGTGATGCTCATGGAGAGCCTGGCCCAGACCTTCGTCGGTCTGCGTACCGGAGTATCCATGGCCTTGGTGATCGTCATCGTCGCCGAGATGTTCATCGGCTCCGAGACCGGCCTGGGCCACCGCATCATCGACGCCCAGCAGGTGTTCAACGTCAAGGACATGTACACCTCCATCCTAGTCACCGGCGCCCTGGGGTACTTCCTCAACCTGGGCTTCCTGCTGATCGAAAAGAAGATCGTCCACTGGAGCGGAAAAGCATGA
- a CDS encoding ABC transporter substrate-binding protein, whose amino-acid sequence MKTIASPAANLALDLDAATPLQPGRRRFLGQAAALSALAASGLSLSTPALAAPGDKITIGYYPIVGGLPLYVALERGFFKEAGLNVEGVKFASPQQIGEAMVAGRIQGSANGTATGILGLAELTSPNLLKIICSNPSNHKLVLDEFLVPMNSPAKSIADLAGKRIATGPGIQNVTLTKIILEKNGYPNAKVTELPVGQHLAALAAGQVDGVYALEPTGTIGRLKGMARTLETGVISKYVLGNAEAPWFGGAATLTTAFLKERPAEARKYVAAYAKAVELILAKPAEVRQHLDGFTGIEEALVKEVPLPGFVMHNQFKPSDLDYFQKYFDVLAERKIFSAPLAVKPLIYQG is encoded by the coding sequence ATGAAGACCATTGCCTCCCCCGCTGCCAATCTGGCCCTCGACCTGGATGCCGCCACGCCGCTCCAGCCTGGCCGCCGCCGCTTCCTCGGCCAGGCCGCTGCCCTGTCGGCCCTGGCCGCCAGCGGCCTGAGCCTGTCCACCCCGGCCCTGGCGGCCCCCGGCGACAAGATCACCATCGGCTATTACCCGATCGTCGGCGGCCTGCCCCTGTACGTGGCCCTGGAACGGGGCTTCTTCAAGGAAGCCGGGCTCAACGTCGAGGGGGTCAAGTTCGCCAGCCCGCAGCAGATCGGCGAGGCCATGGTGGCCGGCCGCATCCAGGGCTCGGCCAACGGTACCGCCACCGGCATCCTCGGGCTGGCCGAGCTGACCTCCCCCAACCTGCTCAAGATCATTTGCTCCAACCCATCCAACCACAAGCTGGTGCTCGACGAGTTCCTAGTACCCATGAACAGCCCGGCCAAAAGCATCGCCGACCTGGCGGGCAAACGCATCGCCACGGGCCCGGGCATTCAGAACGTGACCCTGACCAAGATCATTCTCGAGAAGAACGGTTATCCCAACGCCAAGGTCACCGAGTTGCCCGTCGGCCAGCACCTGGCCGCTCTGGCGGCGGGGCAGGTGGACGGGGTCTATGCCCTGGAACCCACCGGCACCATCGGCCGGCTGAAGGGCATGGCCCGCACCCTGGAAACCGGGGTGATCTCGAAGTACGTGCTGGGCAATGCCGAGGCGCCCTGGTTTGGTGGCGCAGCCACTCTCACCACCGCCTTCCTCAAGGAGCGTCCGGCGGAAGCACGCAAGTACGTGGCGGCCTACGCAAAAGCGGTGGAACTGATCCTGGCCAAGCCGGCGGAAGTGCGCCAGCACCTGGACGGTTTCACCGGCATCGAGGAGGCCCTGGTCAAGGAAGTGCCCCTGCCCGGCTTCGTCATGCACAACCAGTTCAAGCCGAGCGACCTCGATTACTTCCAGAAGTACTTCGACGTGCTGGCCGAACGCAAGATCTTCTCGGCCCCGCTGGCGGTGAAGCCCCTCATCTACCAGGGTTGA
- the atzF gene encoding allophanate hydrolase produces the protein MSTTCFPSPGWTITDWQAAYRSGRLQARDVLTALVAAHAKGAADTAWISRLDAARSDALLTDLDARLAAVDGDLSRLPLYGIPFAAKDNIDVAGWPTTAACPEFAYQPATDATVVARLRAAGALVVGKTNLDQFATGLVGTRSPHGAVPCAFDSRYVSGGSSSGSASVVARGLVPFALGTDTAGSGRVPASFNNIVGLKPTRGWLSSHGVVPACRTVDCVSVFALTVEDALLVADIAGGYDAADAYSRPALAAAAAAAAPIRLAVPDTLEFFGDARAEAAFRAAMARWQELGAEIVPIDFAPFSELAALLYQGPWVAERFAAAEILLASRPEAVHPVVRGILEGAVRYSAADAFKAEYRRAELARTIQDALAGFDALLVPTAPTHYTIAAVEADPVALNSRLGIYTNFTNLADLAALALPAALRDDGLPAGISLIGLAWCDHALARLGARWQAGLALPLGATGRPLPAERLPLPPAAPATIRLAVVGAHLSGMPLNPQLTSRGATLAERCRTAPDYRLYALADTVPAKPGLARTEAGGGAAIEVELWDVPIAGFATFVAEVPPPLGIGTLTLEDGRQVKGFICEPWALAGARDITAYGGWRAFLAGTATAAPAASLAA, from the coding sequence ATGTCCACTACCTGCTTCCCCTCGCCCGGCTGGACCATCACCGACTGGCAAGCCGCCTACCGCAGCGGCCGCCTGCAGGCCCGGGATGTCCTGACCGCCCTGGTGGCCGCACATGCCAAGGGGGCCGCCGATACGGCCTGGATCAGCCGCCTGGATGCCGCCCGCAGCGACGCCCTGCTCACCGACCTCGACGCCCGGCTCGCCGCGGTGGACGGGGATCTGAGCCGCTTGCCGCTGTACGGCATTCCCTTCGCTGCCAAAGACAACATTGATGTGGCCGGCTGGCCGACCACCGCCGCCTGTCCGGAGTTTGCCTACCAACCCGCCACCGATGCCACCGTAGTGGCCCGGCTGCGCGCCGCCGGGGCCCTGGTGGTGGGCAAGACCAACCTGGACCAGTTCGCCACGGGTCTGGTGGGCACCCGCTCGCCCCACGGCGCGGTGCCCTGCGCCTTCGATTCGCGCTATGTCAGCGGCGGCTCCAGCTCCGGCTCGGCTTCGGTGGTGGCCCGGGGGCTGGTGCCCTTCGCCCTGGGCACCGATACCGCCGGCTCCGGCCGGGTGCCGGCCTCGTTCAACAACATCGTCGGCCTCAAGCCGACCCGGGGCTGGCTAAGCAGTCACGGCGTAGTACCGGCCTGCCGCACCGTGGATTGCGTTTCGGTGTTCGCCCTGACGGTGGAGGACGCCCTGCTGGTGGCCGATATTGCCGGGGGCTACGACGCGGCCGATGCCTACTCCCGCCCGGCCCTGGCAGCCGCAGCGGCCGCCGCCGCCCCGATCCGCCTGGCCGTGCCCGACACCCTGGAGTTCTTCGGCGATGCCCGGGCTGAGGCCGCCTTCCGCGCCGCCATGGCGCGCTGGCAGGAGCTGGGAGCCGAGATAGTGCCGATCGACTTTGCCCCCTTCAGCGAACTGGCCGCCCTGCTTTATCAGGGCCCCTGGGTGGCGGAGCGCTTCGCCGCCGCCGAGATCCTGCTCGCCTCCCGTCCCGAGGCGGTGCACCCGGTAGTACGGGGCATCCTCGAAGGAGCGGTGCGCTACTCCGCCGCCGACGCCTTCAAGGCCGAATACCGGCGCGCCGAACTGGCCCGCACCATCCAGGACGCCCTGGCCGGTTTCGACGCCCTGCTGGTGCCGACCGCTCCGACCCACTACACCATCGCCGCGGTGGAGGCCGACCCGGTGGCCCTCAACTCGCGCCTCGGCATCTACACCAACTTCACCAACCTGGCCGACCTGGCGGCCCTGGCCCTGCCCGCGGCCCTGCGCGACGACGGCCTGCCCGCCGGCATCAGCCTGATCGGCCTGGCCTGGTGCGACCATGCCCTGGCCCGCCTGGGTGCCCGCTGGCAGGCCGGGTTAGCTTTGCCCCTGGGCGCCACCGGACGCCCCCTGCCGGCCGAGCGCCTCCCGTTGCCCCCCGCCGCCCCGGCCACCATCCGCCTGGCGGTGGTCGGCGCCCATCTGTCGGGCATGCCCCTCAACCCCCAGCTGACCAGCCGGGGCGCCACCCTGGCGGAACGCTGCCGCACCGCCCCCGACTACCGCCTCTATGCCCTGGCCGACACCGTGCCGGCCAAGCCGGGCCTGGCGCGTACTGAGGCCGGTGGCGGGGCTGCGATCGAGGTGGAGCTGTGGGACGTGCCCATCGCCGGCTTCGCCACCTTCGTCGCCGAGGTGCCACCGCCCCTGGGCATCGGCACCCTGACCCTGGAAGACGGCCGCCAGGTGAAGGGCTTCATCTGCGAACCCTGGGCCCTGGCCGGGGCCCGCGACATCACCGCCTACGGCGGTTGGCGTGCCTTCCTAGCCGGCACGGCCACTGCGGCGCCAGCGGCTTCACTCGCTGCCTGA
- a CDS encoding peroxiredoxin: MKPLILALVVLAGVFLAFRVAAADKAPRAPESGDPAPDFILPDAAGTPVALQSFRGRWVVLYFYPKDDTPGCTEEACQFRDDWAQLQALGVQVLGVSVDDSASHAAFAKKHGLPFPLLADVGGTVAKAYGAYADWVVFKFAKRYTFLISPDGRIARTYLKVDTSKHSTEVIADLKQLTGRN, from the coding sequence ATGAAACCCCTCATTCTTGCCCTGGTCGTTCTGGCCGGCGTCTTCCTCGCCTTTCGCGTCGCCGCAGCCGACAAGGCGCCCCGTGCGCCGGAAAGTGGCGATCCAGCGCCGGACTTCATCCTGCCCGATGCCGCGGGGACCCCGGTGGCGTTGCAGAGCTTCCGCGGCCGTTGGGTGGTGCTCTACTTCTATCCCAAGGACGACACCCCGGGCTGCACCGAGGAGGCCTGCCAGTTTCGCGACGACTGGGCCCAATTGCAGGCCCTGGGTGTTCAGGTGCTGGGGGTGAGCGTGGACGATTCGGCCTCCCACGCCGCCTTTGCCAAGAAGCACGGGCTGCCTTTTCCTTTGCTCGCCGACGTCGGCGGCACCGTGGCCAAGGCCTATGGCGCTTACGCCGACTGGGTGGTGTTCAAGTTTGCCAAGCGCTACACCTTCCTAATTTCCCCCGACGGGCGCATCGCCCGGACCTACCTCAAGGTCGATACCTCGAAGCACAGCACCGAGGTGATCGCCGACCTCAAGCAATTGACCGGGCGCAACTGA